The Halioglobus maricola genome segment TGATACCGGATTATTTGCGACTCTAGACATTGTGAATGCTCTTTAAATCTAACGTTAAAAAATCAGAATACTGTGCAAAGCACTTCGCCACCGACACCGGCAGCGCGCGCAGCGCGTTCAGTCATCACACCTTTGGAGGTGGATACGATCGCTACACCCAAACCACCGCGAACGGAGGGGAAACCATCTTTACCTGCGTAGCTACGCAGACCGGGACGGCTGATACGATCGATTTCTGCGATTACGGGCTTGCCCTGGTAGTACTTCAGCTCAATGGCCAAACGGGGCTTGCCGGAATCAGTAGTGGCGTTGAAGTCAGCGATGTAGCCTTCTTCCTTCAACACATTGGCAACAGCAGCTTTCAGCTTGGAACCAGGCATTTCTACACCGGTCTTACCAGCCATCTGTGCGTTGCGAATACGGGTCAGCATATCTGACAGCGGATCTTGCATGCTCATTTCAATATCTCTCCGTTACCAGCTGGCTTTAACGAGGCCAGGCACATCACCGCGCATAGCTGCTTCACGCAACTTGTTACGGCTCAGGCCAAACTTACGATATACCGCGTGGGGACGGCCGGTGAGCTGACAGCGACGCTGCTGGCGAACCGGGCTGGCGTCACGGGGCAGCTTCTGCAGGGCGATCTGTGCGTCCCACTTCTCTTCGTCAGAGGCGTTCACATCAGCGATAATCGCTTTCAGTGAGGCGCGCTTCTGAGCGTATTTAGCTACCAGACGTGCACGCTTGTTCTCACGCGCAATCATAGATTTCTTAGCCATGAATAAAGCCTCTTAACCTTTCAGGGGGAAGTTGAAAGCACGCAACAGTGCGCGGCCTTCATCGTCCGTACGAGCGGAAGTAGTGATAGTGATATCCATGCCGCGCAGGGCATCTACCTTGTCGTAGTCAATTTCAGGGAAGATGATCTGTTCAGTCACACCCATTGCGAAGTTGCCGCGGCCGTCGAAAGACTTGGGGCTGATGCCACGGAAGTCACGGATACGGGGAATCGCGATGCTGATCAGACGATCCAGGAACTCATACATACGCTCAGAGCGTAGAGTTACCTTACAACCAATAGGCCAGGCCTCACGCACCTTAAAGCCCGCGATTGATTTACGCGCCTTGGTGACCACTACTTTCTGACCGGAGATTTTCTCCATGTCAGCAACAGCGGCTTCGAGAACCTTTTTGTCGCCCAGTGCTTCACCAACACCCATGTTCAGGGTGATTTTGGTGATACGGGGAACTTCCATTACGTTATCCAGACCCAGCTCTTCTTTCAGCTGAGCTGCGATCTCGTTTTTGTACTTGTCTTGCAAAGTTGCCATTTCTTTTACCTGTTAACCCTTGCGCTTAGCTAATCGCTTCGCCACTGGATTTAAAGATACGAATCTTGCTTTCGCCTTCGACTTTGAAGCCCACACGATCGGCCTTGCCGGTAGTGGGGTTAAAGATCGCCACATTAGAAACCTGAATGGGCGCTTCTTTTTCCACGATACCGCCAGCAACACCCGCTTGGGGGTTGGGCTTGGTGTGCTTCTTCATCATGTTGATACCGGATACGATCAGTTTGTCGTTATCCAGCACCTTGCGAACCTTGCCGCGCTTACCCTTGTCCTTACCGGCCAGGATAATCACTTCGTCATCGCTTTTGATCTTCAACATTTCTCTATCCTCTCCTCGGCCTTAAATAACTTCAGGGGCCAGGGAAATAATCTTCATGAACTTTTCGCCACGCAGTTCGCGAGTTACCGGCCCGAAGATACGGGTGCCGATAGGCGCGTCCTGGTTGTTCAGCAGAACTGCAGCATTGTCGTCAAACTTGATCAGGGAACCGTCGCCTCGGCGAACACCCTTCTTTGTCCGAACCACAACAGCAGTCATCACCTGGCCTTTCTTAACCTTGCCGCGGGGAATAGCTTCCTTAACGGTCACCTTAATCAGGTCACCTACACGCGCGTAGCGACGCTTGGAACCGCCCAGCACCTTGATGCACATCACACGACGTGCGCCACTGTTATCTGCGACTTCCAAATACGACTGTGTCTGAATCATCTCTTACTCCAAACTGCGGTTTATCACCGCAAAATCTCTGTCCTGTGCCCGGTGCTTAGACCGCGGCGGCGCTCTCTACTACTTCTACCAGTTTCCAGGTCTTGCTCTTGGAAATCGGACGAGACTCGGCAACAGTTACAGTGTCACCCATTCCGCACTGGTTGTTCTCATCGTGCGCATGGATCTTGGAAGAACGAGTAATGTATTTGCCATACACAGGGTGCTTGACCCGGCGCTCGACCAATACAGTGATCGTCTTATCCATCTTGTTGCTGACAACCCGACCGGTTGCCGTACGTGTACGATTTTCTGCAGCTGACATATTTAGTTACCTGCCTTCTGTGTAAGTACAGTCTTAACGCGCGCGATGTCGCGCTGGTTCTGCTTGAGCAAGTGTGTCTGCCCCAGCTGACCAGTAGACGACTGCATACGCAGCTTGAACTGCTCTTCACGCAACTCAAGCAACTGCTTGTTCAGGTCCTCAGCGGACTTTTCACGCAATTCGCTAGCTTTCATCACATCACCGACCGTTTAACAAATGTTGTGGCAACCGGAATCTTGGCAGCAGCGAGCTCAAACGCTTCACGCGCCAGCTCTTCAGATACGCCCTGTACTTCGTAAAGTACTTTGCCGGGCTGAACCTGGGCTACCCAGTATTCAACGTTACCTTTACCTTTACCCTGACGTACTTCCAACGGCTTGCCTGTAATAGGCTTGTCGGGGAAGACACGAATCCAGATTTTACCGCCACGTTTAATGTGACGAGTCATAGCACGACGAGCCGCTTCAATCTGGCGCGCTGTAACGCGGCCGCGACCTGTCGCTTTCAAACCGTATTCGCCAAAACTCACTTTGCTGCCGCGATGGGCAAGGCCGCGGTTACGACCTTTCTGAGTTTTGCGAAATTTTGTACGCTTTGGTTGAAGCATCTGCGTAACCCTTAATTAGTTGCTGACTTCTTCTCGTTGGCTTCGTCGCCACCGATAACTTCGCCTTTGAAGATCCAAACCTTCACACCAATGATGCCGTAGGTAGTGGCGGCTTCGTAGGTTGCGTAGTCAATGTCGGCGCGCAGGGTGTGCAGAGGCACACGACCTTCGCGGTACCATTCAGTACGCGCGATTTCAGCACCGCCCAGACGGCCACCTACCTGGATCTTGATACCTTCGGCGCCCTGGCGCATGGCATTCTGTACGACGCGCTTCATAGCGCGACGGAACATAACGCGACGCTCCAGCTGCTGAGCTACGTTCTGAGCTACCAGCTTGGCATCCAGATCCGGCTTGCGGATCTCTTCGATGTTGATGTGCACAGGCACACCCATCTGCTTGGTGAGTTCCTTGCGCAGTGCGTCAACATCTTCACCCTTCTTGCCAATCACGATACCGGGACGAGCAGTGTGGATGGTGATGCGAGCAGTCTGTGCAGGGCGCTCGATTACAACGCGGCTTACAGATGCGTGATCCAAAGCCTTTTCGATGTATGCGCGCACTTCCAGATCAGTAATTAACTGCTTGGAGTAGTTTTTGCTGTCGGCGTACCAGATAGAGTTATGGTCTTTAACAATACCCAGGCGGATACCGACGGGATGTACTTTCTGACCCATGTCTTGGTCTCCTTAGCCTTCGTCGTCCGCAACTTTCACAGTAATGTGACAGCTACGCTTCAAAATTCGGTCTGCGCGACCCTTCGCACGGGGGCGCAGGCGCTTCATGGTCATGCCTTCGTCAACAAAAACAGTAGAGACTTTAAGTTCGTCTACATCTGCGCCTTCGTTGTTCTCGGCATTGGCAATCGCAGAGTCAAGGATCTTCTTGACGATGTGAGCTGCCTTCTTGTTGCTGAATTCCAGCAGGTTCAGCGCTTCTTCCACAGGCTTGCCGCGGACCTGGTCAGCGACCAGACGGGCTTTCTGCGCGGAGATACGCGCGCCTTTCAGTCTTGCTGCAACTTCCATTTCCTAAACCTCGTTACGCAGCGCTTAGCGCTTCGCCTTCTTGTCTACGATATGGCCTTTGAAGGTGCGGGTTACTGCGAACTCGCCCAACTTGTGGCCAACCATGTCTTCGTTAATCAGTACAGGTACGTGCTGACGACCGTTGTGAACGGCGATAGTCAGACCAACCATGTCCGGAGAAACCATTGAACGGCGCGACCAGGTCTTAATCGGACGACGATCGTTGCTTTCAAGCGCGGTTTCTACCTTCTTCATCAGGTGCAGGTCGATAAAAGGACCTTTTTTAAGTGAACGCGGCACAATCTATTCCTCTAATCTCTAGTCAACCGTTACTTCTTACCGCGGCGACGCACGATAAGTTTGTCGGTACGCTTGTTCTTGCGTGTCTTGTAACCCTTGGTAGGAGTACCCCATGGGCTGACCGGATGACGGCCACCTGAAGTACGGCCTTCACCACCACCATGGGGGTGATCAACCGGGTTCATCGCAACACCGCGAACTGTCGGGCGAACACCGCGCCAGCGTGCGGCACCAGCTTTACCCAATTTACGCAGGCTGTGCTCTGAGTTGGACACTTCACCCAGGGTAGCGCGACAGTCAGCCAGTACCTTACGCATCTCGCCGGAGCGCAGACGCAGGGTGGCGTATTGACCTTCGCGAGCAACCAGCTGAACCGAAGCACCAGCGGAGCGAGCTATCTGAGCGCCTTTACCAGGCTTCAACTCAATCGCGTGCACAACAGAACCCACTGGGATGTTGCGCAGCGGCAGGCAGTTGCCTGTCTTGATCGGTGCAGCGGAACCGGACTGCAGAACGTCACCGGCTTTCACGCCCTTGGGGGCAATGATGTAGCGACGCTCACCGTCGGCGAACAACATCAGCGCAATGTGCGCAGTGCGGTTCGGATCGTATTCCAGACGCTCAACCTTGGCGGGAATACCGTCCTTGGTGCGTTTGAAATCGATAACACGGTAGTGCTGCTTGTGACCACCGCCAACGTGACGTGTGGTGATACGACCGTTGTTGTTGCGGCCACCGTTGCGGCTCTGCTTTTCCAGCAAAGGCTTATGCGGTGCACCTTTGTGCAGATCCTCACTGACAACGCGGACGACGTGACGACGACCGGGTGAAGTGGGCTTACTCTTCATTACTGCCATGGTGATCCGACTCCTTACTCAACAGTCGCAAAGTCGATGTCTTGACCCTGCTCCAGTCGTACATATGCTTTCTTCCAGGTCGGCTTCGCGCTGGCACCGAAACGGTTGCGCTTTACCTTGCCCTTCACCTTGAGGGTGCAGACATTGTCGACCTTGACCTTAAACAGCTGCTCGACAGATTTCTTGATCTCTGCCTTGGTTGCGTCAACGGCAACCTTGAAAACAAACTGGTTGTTCTCATCAGCCACGATGGCGGCCTTTTCGGAAACGTGCGGGCCTACCAACACTTGGAATACGCGCTCCTGGTTCATCCCAGCATCTCCTCAAACTTCTTCACTGCATCAACAGTGACAATCACTTTGTCGTGAGCGATCAGGCTGACAGGATCGACACCATCTACATCACGTACATCAACCTTGTGCAGGTTGCGAGACGCCAGGTAGAGGTTCTCACCTACTTCAGTGGAAACGATCAAAGCGCTCTCCACACCGAATTCGCCCAGCTGCTGAACCAGCAACTTGGTTTTGGGCTGTTCCAGATCCAGGCTCTCTACCACTACCAGACGATCCTGGCGCGCGAGCTCAGACATAATGGTGCGCAGCCCTGCGCGATACATCTTGCGATTCACTTTCTGGCCGTGATCCTGCGGCTGGGCCGCGAAGGTCACACCACCGGAACGCCAGATGGGAGAACGGATAGTTCCCGCACGAGCGCGACCGGTGCCTTTCTGGCGCCAGGGCTTCTTGCCACCGCCAGAAACCGCAGCGCGGTTCTTCTGGGCACGAGTGCCCTGGCGAGCGCCTGCCAAAAAGGCAGTAACAACCTGGTGAACCAGGTCTTCGTTGTACTCTTTAGCGAAGGCAACATCAGAAACAGACACTTTGCCTGCTTCTACATTACCCGGCTTAACTACATTCAGTTCCACGTTAGAGACCCCCTAACCTTATGCCTTGATGGTGGGGCGTACGACGACGTCACCACCGGGAGCACCTGGTACGGCACCCTTAATGAGCAGCAAATTGCGCTCGGCATCAACACGGACGATTTCCAGACCCTGGGTAGTTACCTGTTCGGCACCCATGTGGCCCGCCATCTTCTTGCCCTTGAATACACGACCAGGTGTTTGACACTGACCGATAGAACCAGGGGCACGGTGTGAAATAGAGTTACCATGCGTGGCGTCCTGCATGGCAAAGTTCCAGCGCTTAACACCGCCCTGAAAACCTTTACCCTTGGACTTACCAGTAACATCCACAATCTGGCCAGCTTCAAAACGCTCGACAGTCAGCTCGGAGCCAACTTCAGGCGCTTCGTCTGCTGTTTCCAGACGGAATTCCGACAGGCTAACGCCTGCTTCGACACCCGCTTTCGCGAAATGTCCCGCTTCGGATTTACTCACTTTAGAGGCCTTGCGGTTTCCCGCAGTGACCTGAATTGCTCGATAACCATCGGTCTCGAGCTCTTTGATTTGAGTAACGCGGTTTGGAGAAACCTCCACTACGGTTACTGGAACGGATGCGCCGTCTTCGGTAAAGACACGAGTCATACCGGACTTACGGCCGACTAAGCCAATAGCCATTTTGCTAACCTCTCAGTGTACGGGGCTACTTACCCTCTATGGCTGCCCAACCGCTCAAAAGAGTAGCTGGGCATTACACACCCGGGTCACTTAATAAGTAATCCCGAGCAGGTCTTGCTACGAATTGTCGTTAGCCAAGACTGATCTGTACTTCTACACCTGCTGCCAGGTCCAGTTTCATCAGGGCGTCTACAGTCTTCTCTGTAGGCTCCACGATGTCTAACAGACGCTTGTGCGTACGAATTTCGTACTGGTCACGTGCGTCCTTGTTTACGTGCGGGGAAACCAGCACTGTGTACTTCTCCTTCCTGGTAGGAAGGGGAATGGGGCCTTTAACCTGTGCACCAGTACGGCGCGCAGTTTCCACAATTTCCTGAGTCGACATGTCGATCAGCTTGTGGTCAAAAGCCTTGAGACGGATACGAATACGTTGATTCTGCACCTGACCTAACTCCAATCAAATAAAAAACCAGAGGCCCGCAAAGGGACCCCCCGAAAAAGGAAGCCGAATTCTAAGGATCAGCCGGGGTACTGTCAAGGCGGGTTTGGAATTAATT includes the following:
- the rplC gene encoding 50S ribosomal protein L3, which gives rise to MAIGLVGRKSGMTRVFTEDGASVPVTVVEVSPNRVTQIKELETDGYRAIQVTAGNRKASKVSKSEAGHFAKAGVEAGVSLSEFRLETADEAPEVGSELTVERFEAGQIVDVTGKSKGKGFQGGVKRWNFAMQDATHGNSISHRAPGSIGQCQTPGRVFKGKKMAGHMGAEQVTTQGLEIVRVDAERNLLLIKGAVPGAPGGDVVVRPTIKA
- the rplB gene encoding 50S ribosomal protein L2; the encoded protein is MAVMKSKPTSPGRRHVVRVVSEDLHKGAPHKPLLEKQSRNGGRNNNGRITTRHVGGGHKQHYRVIDFKRTKDGIPAKVERLEYDPNRTAHIALMLFADGERRYIIAPKGVKAGDVLQSGSAAPIKTGNCLPLRNIPVGSVVHAIELKPGKGAQIARSAGASVQLVAREGQYATLRLRSGEMRKVLADCRATLGEVSNSEHSLRKLGKAGAARWRGVRPTVRGVAMNPVDHPHGGGEGRTSGGRHPVSPWGTPTKGYKTRKNKRTDKLIVRRRGKK
- the rplW gene encoding 50S ribosomal protein L23 produces the protein MNQERVFQVLVGPHVSEKAAIVADENNQFVFKVAVDATKAEIKKSVEQLFKVKVDNVCTLKVKGKVKRNRFGASAKPTWKKAYVRLEQGQDIDFATVE
- the rpmC gene encoding 50S ribosomal protein L29 is translated as MKASELREKSAEDLNKQLLELREEQFKLRMQSSTGQLGQTHLLKQNQRDIARVKTVLTQKAGN
- the rpsN gene encoding 30S ribosomal protein S14 — encoded protein: MAKKSMIARENKRARLVAKYAQKRASLKAIIADVNASDEEKWDAQIALQKLPRDASPVRQQRRCQLTGRPHAVYRKFGLSRNKLREAAMRGDVPGLVKASW
- the rplD gene encoding 50S ribosomal protein L4; translated protein: MELNVVKPGNVEAGKVSVSDVAFAKEYNEDLVHQVVTAFLAGARQGTRAQKNRAAVSGGGKKPWRQKGTGRARAGTIRSPIWRSGGVTFAAQPQDHGQKVNRKMYRAGLRTIMSELARQDRLVVVESLDLEQPKTKLLVQQLGEFGVESALIVSTEVGENLYLASRNLHKVDVRDVDGVDPVSLIAHDKVIVTVDAVKKFEEMLG
- the rpsH gene encoding 30S ribosomal protein S8, translating into MSMQDPLSDMLTRIRNAQMAGKTGVEMPGSKLKAAVANVLKEEGYIADFNATTDSGKPRLAIELKYYQGKPVIAEIDRISRPGLRSYAGKDGFPSVRGGLGVAIVSTSKGVMTERAARAAGVGGEVLCTVF
- the rpsS gene encoding 30S ribosomal protein S19, whose translation is MPRSLKKGPFIDLHLMKKVETALESNDRRPIKTWSRRSMVSPDMVGLTIAVHNGRQHVPVLINEDMVGHKLGEFAVTRTFKGHIVDKKAKR
- the rplV gene encoding 50S ribosomal protein L22, giving the protein MEVAARLKGARISAQKARLVADQVRGKPVEEALNLLEFSNKKAAHIVKKILDSAIANAENNEGADVDELKVSTVFVDEGMTMKRLRPRAKGRADRILKRSCHITVKVADDEG
- the rpsC gene encoding 30S ribosomal protein S3, whose protein sequence is MGQKVHPVGIRLGIVKDHNSIWYADSKNYSKQLITDLEVRAYIEKALDHASVSRVVIERPAQTARITIHTARPGIVIGKKGEDVDALRKELTKQMGVPVHINIEEIRKPDLDAKLVAQNVAQQLERRVMFRRAMKRVVQNAMRQGAEGIKIQVGGRLGGAEIARTEWYREGRVPLHTLRADIDYATYEAATTYGIIGVKVWIFKGEVIGGDEANEKKSATN
- the rplX gene encoding 50S ribosomal protein L24, whose amino-acid sequence is MLKIKSDDEVIILAGKDKGKRGKVRKVLDNDKLIVSGINMMKKHTKPNPQAGVAGGIVEKEAPIQVSNVAIFNPTTGKADRVGFKVEGESKIRIFKSSGEAIS
- the rpsJ gene encoding 30S ribosomal protein S10, with protein sequence MQNQRIRIRLKAFDHKLIDMSTQEIVETARRTGAQVKGPIPLPTRKEKYTVLVSPHVNKDARDQYEIRTHKRLLDIVEPTEKTVDALMKLDLAAGVEVQISLG
- the rplP gene encoding 50S ribosomal protein L16, whose protein sequence is MLQPKRTKFRKTQKGRNRGLAHRGSKVSFGEYGLKATGRGRVTARQIEAARRAMTRHIKRGGKIWIRVFPDKPITGKPLEVRQGKGKGNVEYWVAQVQPGKVLYEVQGVSEELAREAFELAAAKIPVATTFVKRSVM
- the rpsQ gene encoding 30S ribosomal protein S17, which produces MSAAENRTRTATGRVVSNKMDKTITVLVERRVKHPVYGKYITRSSKIHAHDENNQCGMGDTVTVAESRPISKSKTWKLVEVVESAAAV
- the rplN gene encoding 50S ribosomal protein L14, yielding MIQTQSYLEVADNSGARRVMCIKVLGGSKRRYARVGDLIKVTVKEAIPRGKVKKGQVMTAVVVRTKKGVRRGDGSLIKFDDNAAVLLNNQDAPIGTRIFGPVTRELRGEKFMKIISLAPEVI
- the rplE gene encoding 50S ribosomal protein L5, with the translated sequence MATLQDKYKNEIAAQLKEELGLDNVMEVPRITKITLNMGVGEALGDKKVLEAAVADMEKISGQKVVVTKARKSIAGFKVREAWPIGCKVTLRSERMYEFLDRLISIAIPRIRDFRGISPKSFDGRGNFAMGVTEQIIFPEIDYDKVDALRGMDITITTSARTDDEGRALLRAFNFPLKG